One Lycium barbarum isolate Lr01 chromosome 5, ASM1917538v2, whole genome shotgun sequence genomic window carries:
- the LOC132639814 gene encoding protein PHYTOCHROME KINASE SUBSTRATE 2-like has protein sequence MPWIVTQCTARLESWLKILSPVNQELNQDLHFKKIDELGLGVPVFGNPGVKIQLQKEEEEPRKSLEVLGFPITEKERSKMSLENKIGMLTWDAIVPKAEEIDAINIEASSNGTYEDDYAESDASSDLFEIESFPSNNTANPSLVRQGSDGMSCYAPSEVSIDWSVVTASAADFSIMSDSEELKIGANSNRIVHNGRETTGRDKSKRRSGIILGCNNHKAVGVVGDAYKVSEKTSIEMPQRNFKTHEPIMPMTRFHAESKLTRFDAGNMKHDFNTRSFSSTYTGRPADFLYI, from the exons ATGCCATGGATAGTGACACAG TGCACAGCAAGACTagaatcttggctcaaaattctGAGTCCAGTAAACCAAGAACTAAATCAAGATTTGCACTTCAAGAAAATTGATGAATTGGGACTTGGAGTTCCGGTTTTCGGAAATCCAGGAGTGAAGATACAAttgcaaaaagaagaagaagaaccaagAAAGTCCTTAGAAGTGTTAGGCTTTCCAATAACAGAAAAGGAAAGAAGCAAAATGAGCCTTGAGAATAAAATAGGCATGTTAACATGGGATGCGATTGTTCCAAAAGCTGAAGAAATTGATGCCATCAACATAGAAGCAAGTTCAAATGGAACATATGAGGATGATTATGCAGAAAGTGATGCAAGTTCAGACTTGTTTGAGATTGAAAGTTTCCCAAGTAATAATACAGCAAATCCAAGCCTTGTTAGACAGGGTTCAGATGGAATGTCATGTTATGCTCCAAGTGAAGTTAGCATTGATTGGAGTGTTGTCACTGCTAGTGCAGCTGATTTCTCTATAATGTCTGATTCAGAAGAGCTCAAAATTGGAGCAAATTCCAATAGAATTGTCCATAATGGAAGAGAAACAACAGGGAGAGACAAATCGAAACGTCGTTCGGGCATTATTTTGGGATGTAACAATCATAAAGCTGTAGGAGTTGTTGGAGATGCATATAAAGTTAGTGAAAAAACATCAATTGAGATGCCTCAGAGGAACTTCAAGACTCATGAGCCTATTATGCCAATGACAAGATTTCATGCTGAGAGCAAATTGACTCGATTTGATGCAGGAAATATGAAACATGATTTTAATACAAGATCATTCTCTAGCACATATACTGGACGTCCTGCAGATTTCTTGTATATTTAG
- the LOC132639813 gene encoding uncharacterized protein LOC132639813, which translates to MTTPAGVGHDTPVYEYMTWYMRITRSLIANPSTPHPDGRGYASLSGAYEALEWHPVDEDVPEPAPEGVPEGGRVDRGGRADRGGRADRGGRAGRGLVDEPDDIACQPPSATDIQSTYSSRPSTSQRPGYTPEMFPHYDPWSLFPQVPVHSSTSVDPPPLVQIDPSPPPADRGGRADRGGRADRGGRAGRGLVDEPDDIACQPPSATDIQSTSSSRPSTSQRPGYTPEMFPHYDPWSLFPQVPVHSSTPVDPPPLVQIDPSPPPATGPSSAQETAEEPAKEPSGQPSQEAVHSSAPVIQSPSIESSPEASTETTRVETAVVSHRKHIFTQGLKKGKKDDHAINHPVIKRRREDPDDSEGSGVGLKH; encoded by the exons ATGACGACTCCAGCGggggtcggacatgacactccggTCTATGAGTACATGACATGGTACATGCGTATCACTCGCTCCTTGATTGCCAACCCCTCAACGCCGCATCCTGATGGCCGAGGATATGCATCACTCTCAGGAGCGTATGAGGCGCTG GAGTGGCATCCTGTCGATGAGGATGTTCCAGAGCCTGCACCAGAGGGTGTTCCTGAGGGTGGTAGGGTTGATAGAGGTGGTAGGGCTGATAGAGGGGGTCGAGCTGATAGAGGTGGTCGGGCTGGCAGAGGTCTAGTAGATGAACCTGACGATATAGCCTGTCAGCCTCCGTCGGCTACAGATATCCAGTCGACTTATTCTTCCAGGCCGTCAACTTCACAGAGACCTGGATATACGCCAGAGATGTTCCCACATTATGATCCTTGGTCATTATTTCCACAGGTGCCA GTTCATTCTTCTACGTCTGTGGACCCGCCTCCTCTTGTTCAGATTGACCCGTCTCCACCTCCAGCTGATAGAGGTGGTAGGGCTGATAGAGGGGGTCGAGCTGATAGAGGTGGTCGGGCTGGCAGAggtctagtagatgagcctgacgaTATAGCCTGTCAGCCTCCGTCGGCTACAGATATCCAGTCGACTTCTTCTTCCAGGCCGTCGACTTCACAGAGACCTGGATATACGCCAGAGATGTTCCCACATTATGATCCTTGGTCATTATTTCCACAGGTGCCA GTTCATTCTTCTACGCCTGTGGACCCGCCTCCTCTTGTTCAGATTGACCCGTCTCCACCTCCAGCTACAGGTCCGAGTAGCGCTCAGGAGACAGCTGAGGAGCCAGCTAAGGAGCCCTCTGGCCAgccatctcaggaggcc gttcattcttctgctccTGTGATCCAGTCTCCTTcgattgagtcatctcctgagGCATCTACTGAGACTACTCGGGTGGAGACCGCCGTCGTCTCCCACAGGAAGCATATTTTCACTCAGGGCCTGAAGAAGGGAAAAAAGGATGATCATGCCATAAATCATCCTGTCATTAAGAGGAGGAGAGAGGATCCTGATGATAGTGAGGGTAGTGGGGTTGGCCTTAAGCATTAG